The Streptomyces sp. NBC_00236 DNA window CCCCGCGGGCCGCCGACCTCATCGAGGAAATGCTCGGCTGACCGAGATCGGGAACGGCCCGGGGCCGCGCGGTGGGTCTCACCGTGCGGCCCCGGGCCGTTGTCCGTGTGTGCCGGTCGAGGGTCAGCCCTTGCGGGCGGTGATCTCGTCGGTGAGCTGGGGGACGACGTTGAAGAGGTCGCCGACGACGCCGTAGTCGACGAGGTCGAAGATCGGGGCCTCGGCGTCCTTGTTGACCGCGACGATCGTCTTCGAGGTCTGCATGCCCGCGCGGTGCTGGATCGCGCCGGAGATGCCCGAGGCGATGTAGAGCTGCGGCGAGACGGACTTGCCGGTCTGGCCGACCTGGTTGGTGTGCGGGTACCAGCCGGCGTCGACCGCGGCGCGGGAGGCGCCGACGGCCGCACCGAGGGAGTCGGCGAGGGCCTCGATGATCGCGAAGTTCTCCGCGCCGTTGACGCCACGGCCGCCCGAGACCACGATCGCGGCCTCCGTCAGCTCGGGGCGGCCCGTCGACTCACGCGGGGTACGGGAGACGACCTTCGTGCCGGTGGCCAGGGCGGAGAACCCCACCGCCAGCTCCTGGACCTCACCCGCACCCGCGACCGGCTCCACCGGCGCCGAGTTCGGCTTCACCGTGATCACCGGAACACCGCGCGAGACACGGGACTTCGTCGTGAACGACGCCGCGAACGCCGACTGCGTCGCCACCGGCCCCTGCTCACCGGCCTCCAGGTCCACCGCGTCGGTGATGACTCCCGATCCGATCCGCACCGCGAGGCGGGCAGCGATCTCCTTGCCCTCCGCCGACGACGGCACCAGCACCGCCACCGGCGACACCGCGTCGAACGCGGCCTGCAGCGCATCCACCTTCGGTACCACGAGATAGTCGGCATACTCCGACGCCTCGGACACCAGCACCTTCACCGCACCGTGCTCGGCCAGCACACCGGCCGTACCGGCCGCACCGTTGCCCAGCGCCACCGCGACCGGCTCACCGATCCGGCGGGCGAGCGTCAGCAGCTCCAGCGTGGGCTTGCGGACGGCACCGTCCACGTGGTCGACATAGACGAGAACTTCAGCCATGGGACTTCAATCTCCTGCGATTGAACGAAGAAACAACGAAGGGAACGTGCGTGCGGCTCAGATGAACTTCTGGCCGGCCAGGAACTCGGCCAGAGCCTCGCCGCCCTCGCCCTCGTCCTTGACGATCGTGCCCGCGGTACGGGCCGGACGTGCGGCCGCGGAGTCGACCGCGGTCCAGGAACCGCCCAGACCCACCTCGTCCGCGTCGATGCCCAGATCATCCAGATCCAGCGATTCGACCGGCTTCTTCTTCGCCGCCATGATCCCCTTGAACGACGGGTAGCGGGCCTCACCGGACTGGTCGGTCACCGACACCACCGCCGGCAGCGACGCCTCCAGCTGCTCGGACGCCGTGTCACCGTCCCGGCGGCCGCGCACGACACCGCCCTCCACGGAGACCTCGGACAGCAGCGTCACCTGCGGCACACCCAGCCGCTCGGCCAGCAGCGCCGGAACCACACCCATCGTGCCGTCCGTCGACGCCATCCCCGAGATCACCAGGTCGTAACCCGTCTTCTCGACCGCCTTCGCCAGCACCAACGACGTACCGATCGCGTCCGTACCGTGCAGATCGTCGTCCTCGACGTGAACAGCCTTGTCCGCACCCATCGACAACGCCTTGCGCAACGCGTCCTTGGCATCCTCCGGACCCACCGTCAACACGGTGACCTCCGCATCGTCCGCCGCGTCCGCGATCTGCAACGCCTGCTCGACCGCGTACTCATCCAGCTCCGACAGCAGACCGTCGACATCCTCACGATCCAACGTCAGGTCATCGGCGAAATGCCGGTCACCGGTCGCGTCGGGCACGTACTTCACACAGACAACGATCCTCAAGCTCACGCCGGCTCTCCCTGTACTTCGTGGTGTCTCCGAGACGATCCTATGGCACCCCGTACCCTTCGTAAAGGTACTCAGTGTCGGATGTGCGTTTCCGATGCTACGTTTCCGGCATGACCGATGACCGCGGGCCGGCCAAGAAGCCCCCCATGCGTGACGTGCTCGCCGAGGCGGCCTTCGCGCTCTTCATGGAGCGCGGGTTCGAGCGGACCACGGTGGACGACATCGTCGCCAGCGCGGGAGTCGGGCGCCGGTCGTTCTTCCGCTACTTCCCCTCGAAGGAGGACGCGGTCTTCCCCGACCACGAGCGGTGCCTCGCGGACATGACCGCGTTCCTGGAGGCCGCCGGGGAGGGCGATCCGGTGGAGGCGGTGTGCGACGCGGCCCGGCTGGTCCTGCGGATGTACGCGGAGAAGCCGGAGTTCTCCGTGCAGCGCTACGGGCTCACCCGGGAGGTGCCCGGTCTGCGTACCTACGAGCTCTCCGTCGTGCGCCGCTACGAGCGGACCATGGCCGGGTACCTGGAGCGCCGGTGGGCCGGCGCCCCCGACGCCGCCCTGCGTGCGGAGGTGATCGCCGCTTCGGTGGTCGCGGCGCACAACAACGGGCTGCGGTCCTGGCTGCGTTCGGGTGGCCGGGGCGATGCCGGCGCCGAGGTCGACCGGGGGCTCGAACTCGTCCGCGCCGTGTGGGGACCGGCCGCCGAGCGGCCCCCCGTGCCGGCCGCCGAGGACGAGGTGATCGTGATGATCGCGCCGAAGGGCGCCCCGATGTGGCGCGTCGTGCAGCGCGTCGAAGCGGTTCTCGACGAGGAACGCGGCACCACTGAGAGGTAGTTCACTCGACGGTTCGCCATCCTTCGGCACTCAGTACCTTTACTTCGTGGAACTAAGTGCCATACGGTGCCGGTGTGCCGTCGCCGGAGGTGCGGCGCACCCAGCCGAGCGCGGGAGGCCGAGACGTGTTCATCACCGGAATCGACGTGGAGCCCACTGCTCGCGACGCAGTGGAGCCGTGCAGCACGGAGGGTCTGGTCTACCAGGTGTGCCGATGGTGCGGCACCGCATCCTTCCGCAAACTCCTGTGCCCCGTATGCGCGTCGAGCGACCTGGAGTCGGAGCAGAGCGACGGACACGGCGTCGTCGTGCGATCAAGCGTCGTGAACCGCTACTCCCGGGTCATGCGCAACGAGTCCCTGGTCCGTTTCCCCGAAGGCTTCGTGTACCGCTGCCGCATCGTGGGCGCGGCTCCCCATCTGGTGAGCGTCGGCGACCGGGTCCGGCCCGTCGGCGGGAAGACCTCCGAATCGGGCGAAGTGGTACTCGAACTGTGCGACCCGCCCGGAATGGCCGACTGGTGCGCGTGAGCCGGCGCAGTCACGTCTCCAGATAGCGCAGCACGGCGAGGATCCGCCGGTTGTAGCCGGTGGTGTGCGCCAGCCCCAGCTTGTCGAAGACCGCGTTCAGGTTCTTCTCGACCGCGCTCAGCGAGATGTGCAGCTTCTGCGCGATCGCCGCGTTGGTGTGGCCCTGTGCCAGTGCCTCCAGGACGGTGCGCTCGCGCGGGGTCAGCCGCGACAGCGGGTCGCCGTGCGCACTGCGGATGACCAACTGCCGTACGACCTCCGGGTCGAAGACGGCCCCGCCCGCATGGATCCGTTCCAGCGAGTCCAGGAACTCCTCCACCTGCGCCACCCGGTCCTTGAGGAGATAGCCGACCCGCTCGGCGTTCGAGGCGAGCAACTGGGCGGCGTAGGCACGCTCCACGTACTGGGACAGGACGAGCACGCCGACGCCGGGCCACCGGCTGCGGATCTCCACCGCGGCGCGCAGCCCCTCGTCCTTGTGCGCGGGCGGCATCCGGATGTCGGTGACGACGAGGTCCGGCTCGTGGGCCGCGACCTCCGACAGCAGCGCCCCGGCGTCCCCCACCGAGGCGAGCACCTCATGGCCCTCCTCGGCGAGCAGACGGACCAGCCCTTCCCTCAGCAGGGTCGAGTCCTTGGCGAGAATGGAGATCACGCCCTGTCCCGCGGCGAAGCCGGTCAGCGGCAGAATTACCTCGCTCGGCAGCGGCGGGAAGAGGTTCTCCAGCGCGATGGCGAGGCCGGCCCCCGGCCCGCCCATGGCGTCGACGAGGTCCGCGGCCCAGCCGGCGACGCCGCCGGCTGGTTCCTGCGGCAGGGCGAGTGTCACGGGATTCATACGGGTCTCCAGACGGGACGACGGCCGAGGTGGGCCACCACGACTCCCGGGCCACGCTAGGAACCGCTGACCTGCGGCGGTATGCGGAATGCCGCCGCACGCGGTGCGGTATTCCGTACGTCCGCACTGCGGTTTCCCGCAGGGTGCGCGCCGGGGCGTGCCCCGGCGCGGCCGGGCTTCCCGGCGGACCCGTTCGCCGGACGCGCCCCCACTGCGGTGGTGCGCGGCCGATGGGGCGTCCGTCTGCCCGGACCGGCCACCACCGCTCCGGTGCTACGGGCGAATTGCCGGGCGGTGCCGCCATGGTGATGTGGGGTCCGGTCAAGTCATCCGATGAACCCTGCGTCCGACCCTTCTCCCGGCGGGCTCGCGCCGCTACCATCGGGACGCGAATGGGAGCGCTCCCACATCCATAACCGCCCCGTACCGCCGCTGTCGGCGGTCTCGTTCGGAGAGGACGTTTCCGTGCGCTCAAGCGCTAGACCCCTTGCCGCCCTCCTGGCAGCACTCACTCTTACCGCCGGGCTCTTCGCCACCGGCGCCCCGGCGTCGGCGCGAGCCAACGATGTCGTACCGGCCGCCGAAGCATCCGATGTGTCCCTGGCCGCGGACACGTACGACTGGAAGAACGTCCGCATCGACGGCGGTGGTTTCGTCCCCGGAATCGTCTTCAACCGCTCGGAGAAGAACCTCGCCTACGCCCGCACCGACATCGGCGGCGCCTACCGCTGGGACCAGGCGGGCAAGCAGTGGACCCCGCTGCTCGACTGGGTGGACTGGGACCACTGGGGCTGGACCGGTGTGGTGAGTCTCGCCTCCGACTCGGCCGACCCGGACAACGTGTACGCCGCCGTGGGCACGTACACCAACAGCTGGGACCCGAACAACGGCGCTGTCCTGCGTTCCTCGGACCGCGGCGCCAGCTGGAAGGCGGCCGAGCTCCCCTTCAAGATCGGCGGGAACATGCCGGGCCGCGGCATGGGTGAGCGCCTCGCGGTCGACCCGAACAAGAACTCCGTGCTGTACCTGGGCGCTCCCAGCGGCAACGGCCTGTGGCGGTCCACCGATTCGGGGGTGACCTGGTCGGAGGTGACGGCCTTCCCGAACCCGGGCAACTACGCCCAGGACCCGACCGACACCAGCGGATACGGCAACGACAACCAGGGCATCGTCTGGGTGACCTTCGACGAGCGCACCGGCAGCGCGGGCAGTGCGACGAAGGACATCTACGTCGGCGTCGCCGACAAGGACAACACCGTCTACCGCTCCACCGACGGCGGCGTCACCTGGTCGCGGATCGCCGGTCAGCCGACCGGATACCTGGCCCATAAGGGGGTGCTCGACTCGGCGAACGGCTATCTGTATCTGACGCTGAGTGACACCGGCGGGCCGTACGACGGCGGCAAGGGACGGATCTGGCGGTACGCCACCGCGACCGGTGCGTGGACGGACGTGAGCCCGGTCGCCGAGGCGGACACGTACTACGGATTCAGCGGACTGTCCGTGGACCGGCAGCACCCCGGCACCCTGATGGCGACGGCGTACAGCTCCTGGTGGCCGGACACCCAGATCTTCCGCTCCACCGACAGCGGGGCGACCTGGACGCAGGCCTGGGACTACAGCAGTTACCCGAACCGCACCAACCGCTTCACGCAGGACGTCTCCTCCGTGCCGTGGCTGACCTGGGGCGCCAACCCGACGCCGCCGGAGACCTCGCCCAAGCTGGGCTGGATGACGGAGGCGCTGGAGATCGACCCGTTCGACTCCAACCGGATGATGTATGGCACCGGCGCCACGATCTACGGCACCGAGAACCTCGGGAACTGGGACTCCGGCAGCCAGTTCAAGATCACCCCGATGGTGAAGGGCCTGGAGGAGACGGCCGTCAACGACCTGGCGAGCCCGCCGTCCGGTGCCCCGCTGCTCAGCGCGCTCGGCGACATCGGGGGCTTCCGGCACACCGATCTCGACACCGTGCCGGGCATGATGTTCACCTCGCCCAACCTCACCTCGACGACCAGCCTCGACTTCGCGGAGGCGAGCCCCGGCACCGTCGTACGGGTCGGTAGCGCCGACGCCGCCCCGCACATCGGCTTCTCGACGGACAACGGGTCCAACTGGTTCCAGGGTTCCGAGCCCGCCGGGGTCACCGGCGGCGGCACGGTCGCCGCGGCGGCCGACGGCAGCGGATTCGTGTGGAGCCCGGAGGGCGCGGCCGTGCACCGCACGACCGGGTACGGGAACTCCTGGTCGGCGTCCACCGGCATACCGGCCGGGGCGACCGTCGAGTCCGACCGGAAGAACCCGAAGAAGTTCTACGGGTACAAGGCCGGCACCTTCTACGTCTCGACGGACGGCGGCGCCACGTTCACCGCGAAGGCGTCGACCGGCCTGCCCACCGAGGGCAACGTCCGCTTCAGGGCCGTGCCGGGCATCGAAGGCGATGTGTGGCTGGCGGGCGGCAGCGCGACCGGGGCCTACGGGCTGTGGCACTCCACCGACTCGGGCGCGACGTTCACGAAGCTGTCCGGGATCGAGCAGGCGGACTCGGTCGGCCTCGGCAAGGCGGCCGCGGGAGCCTCGTACCAGACGCTCTTCGTGACCGCGAAGATCGACGGCGTGCGTGGCGTCTTCCGTTCCACGGACGCGGGCACGACCTGGACCCGGATCAACGACGACGCCCACCAGTGGGGTTGGATCGGGGCCTCCATCACCGGTGACCCGCGGGTCTACGGACGGGTGTACGTCTCGACCAACGGCCGCGGGATCATGTACGGCGACTCCTCGGACGGTGACGGGGGCGGCACGGACCCGGGCACGGACCCGGGCACGGACCCGGGCACGGATCCCGGAACCGACCCGGGGAACCCGCCCGGGAACGCGGCCTGTTCGGTGACGTACAAGGTCACCAACCAGTGGTCCGGCGGCTTCCAGGCCGATGTGACACTCACCAACACCGGTACCACGGCCCTGGACGGCTGGCAGCTCGGCTGGACGTTCGCGGACGGACAGAAGGTCACCCAGATGTGGAACGCGACGCCCACGCAGGACGGTGCGAAGGTGAAGGCCGCCAGCATCTCCTGGAACGGCAAGGTGGCGCCGGGGGCTTCGGTGGGCTTCGGCTTCACGGGCACCCTGACGGGCGGTAACGCCGCGCCGTCCGCGTTCGCGCTGGGCGACAAGGCCTGTTCCACCGGCTGACCGACGGGGACGGGGACGGGGACGGGGGAGGGGCGGGCCGGGCGGGCGCCCGCCCGCCCCGTGTCCTGTCCCCGGTCCCGGAGGCGTGAACGGCGTCCTCACTGGCCCCGTACAGGTTCGTCGGCCATACTGCCCGCCGTGGAGCAGCGTATAGATCCGAACACTCAGCCCGCGTACGCCGCAGGGACAGACCCGGCGTACATCCCCGGTCTCACGACGCCTCGAACCGCCGCGCAGGCGGACGAGGACCCGGAGCAGACCGAGGAGCCCGCACCCGAGGCTGCCGCGCCCGACGATGCCGTCGTGGAGGCCGCATCCGAGGACGCGGCGGACGACGGCGAGCCCGCCGCCGAGAAGGCGGCGGACGACGAGGAGGACGAGAAGAAGGACGAGGACGGGGCCGCGGACGGCCCGTCGTTCGAGGTGAGCGACCGACGCGGTTCGATCTCCGCGGACCGCGTGGGTATCCGGTTCACGCTGGACGACCAGGAGGCCGACTTCCGCTGGGACGAGATCGGCGCCGTCGAGCTGAAGCCGGCCCGGTTCGGCCGCCGGTTCACGATCACGGTCCACATGTCGACCCGGCGCTGGTTCAACGCCGAGGTCGAGGCGGCCGCCAGGAGCAGCCTCAAGGAGTGGACAGAGGGCTTCGACGCGGTCCTGGACGCCTACTTCGAGGAGTCCTGACGCCGAGGCGCCGGGAGGCCCGTGACGGGGGCTCCGAGGCCGCGGGCCGGGACGGCCGTGTCGGGGAGCCCTGAGGCCGGGGGGCCCCGATGCCTACGCAGGTGTGTCCGGTGCGGGGGAGCCGTGGGCGGGCGCCCGGGAAGCGTCCCTGCCGAGCAGCGCGTCGAGCAGGTGCGGCCAGGCGGCCGCCCCGAGCGCGGCGTCGGCGGCGGGTGAACCTCCGTACCGGAAGCGGTCGGACGGGGCCGCGGGGCCCTCGCCGGGCAGCCGGGGGCGGTGTCCCGCGTCGGCGCGGGTGATCAGGCGTACGGGGAGACCGGCCGCCCTGCGACGGGCGGCCAGTTCCCGGGCGTACCGCAGCGAGGGCCACATCAGGTCGTCGCCGCCCGCGACCAGCACGAGATCGGTGCCGGGCCCGCCGGCCGGGACCGCCGCGGCCGGGACGCGGCCGGCGGCGGACCGCCGGCTCTGCTCGTACCAGCCGAGAACCGAGACGGGTGCGCCCGCAGGCTCGGCCGGCTTCCAGGTGTCGTCGTAGGGCACGTACGGCAGCGGCGTGCCCCGCCAGGTCCAGGACGACCGTTGGGGTCGCGTGCTGCCGTCGCGGCCGGGTCCCACATTCGCCCAGGTGAGTGCGGTGGGGGAGAGTGCCACGACGGCGTCGACGCCGTCGTGGAGAGCGGCCAGGTGCAGGGCGGCCTCCGCACCCTTGGAGGTGCCCAGGACACCGATGCGCCGGGCGCCCTCCGCGCGCAGCCACTCGACCGCGGAGCCGAAGGTCTCCAGCGGGACTTCACAGATGCCCGGCGGCTGCCCCGGGCCGCCGAACCACTGGACCGACAGCGCCGCCATGCCCTCCCGGGCCAGCAGCCGGCACCGCTCGTCCTCGATCCGTCCGCTGGACCCGGCGAGGACGAGCACACCTGTGGTGCTGCCGTCCACGGGGGTGGCGAGGAAGCCCGTCCAGGCGTCCGCGCCGGTGACCGGTCCGGCCCGCACCGTGCGTTCTGCGATCTCCATGTCCCGATCGGTATCAGGCTCAGGCGTCGGCCAGGACCACCGAGCGGGTCAGGTGGCGGGGGCTGTCCGGGTCCAGACCGCGGGCGGCGGCGCGGGCGATTGCCAGGCGCTGGACGCGGACCAGTTCGGCCAGCGGGTCCAGGCCGCTCTCGACCCAGCGGGCGCCGGTGGCGAGGACCTGCTCGCGCAGCCCCTCGGGGGCGGCGCCGAACGTCCAGGTCGCGGTGCCGGTGGTGGCGATGCTGATGGGACCGTGGCGGTACTCCATCGAGGCGTACGCCTCCGTCCAGGACAGGGATGCCTCCTTCATCTTCAGCGCGGCCTCGTTGGCGAGACCGGCAGTCCAGCCGCGGCCGAGGAAGGTGAACTGGGTGCAGTCCAGCAGCCCTTCGGGCAGCGGCTCGGCCAGTGCGGTCTCCGCGTCGCGGACCACTGCGTCGGTGTGCAGACCGAGATGGGCGCGGAGCAGCGTCAGGAGGGTGGTGGCGAACCGGGTCTGCACGACGGACTGCTCGTCCGCGAAGTCGAGGACCACGACGGCGTCGGCGGCGGTCATCACCGGCGTGTCCGGGTCGGCGGTGATGGCGACCGTGGGGGTGGTCCCGCGCAGCCGGTCGAGGAGTTCGAGCACCTCCGTGGTCGTGCCGGAGCGGGTGAGGGCGACGACGCGGTCGTAGCGGCGGCGGGAGGGGAACTCCGAGGCGGCGAAGGCGTCGGACTCGCCCTGCCCGGACTCCTCACGGAGCGAGGCGTATGCCTGAGCCATGTAGAACGAGGTGCCGCAGCCGACCACGGCGATGCGCTCGCCGGGGGCGGGCAGTGCGGCGGCGTGGCTCGGAGCGAGGTCTGCGGCGCGGCGCCAGCAGTCCGGCTGACTGGCTGTCTCGGTCTCGACAAATGACACTTTTGCACTCCGTACTGGTGATTGGATGCTCGTTAACGCACGCTACCTGCGATGTGCGAGCATTATCAAGCATTCGCCTTGCAGGTGGCTTGACTCGCCGGAGCCTTGTGCGACGCTTGCGCGTGTCCGGTGATCGTGCCCAAGGGGATGGGTGCTCGCAGACCGGACCTGTAAGGAGAGTTCTCTTGTCCAGGGATGCCCGGTGGAACGCGCTGCTGGAACTGGTCGGTAAACACGGCCGGGTGGACGTCGAGGACGCCGCCAGGACGCTGGACGTCTCGGCCGCGACCATCCGCCGGGACCTGGACCAGCTGGCGGAGCAGCAGCTGCTCACCCGTACCAGGGGTGGCGCGGTCGCGCACGGCGTCAGCTACGAGCTGGCGCTGCGCTACAAGACGGGACGCAACGCCCCGGAGAAGCAGGCCATCGGCCGGGCCGTCGCCGAACTGGTCGCGGTCGGCGAGGTGGTGGGGCTGACCGGCGGCACCACCATCACGGAGGTGGCCCGGTCCCTCGCCGTGCGTTCCGACCTCGTGGGCGAAGGTGCGGGCGGCGCGTCCGGTCAGCCGACCCTGACGGTGGTCACCAACGCCCTCAACATCGCCAACGAGCTGGTGATCCGGCCGCAGATCAAGATCGTGGTGACCGGCGGTGTGGCCAGGCCCCAGTCGTACGAGCTGACGGGACCGCTGGCCAGCGGGGTGCTGGGCGAGATCACCCTGGACGTCGCGGTGCTGGGTGTCAACGCGATCGACACCGAACGCGGTGCGTACGTCCATCACGAGGGCGAGGCCAGCATCAACCGGCTGCTCGCCCAGCAGGCCCAGCGGGTGGTGGTGGCGGCCGACTCGTCGAAGATCGGCAAGCGGGCGTTCGCCCGGGTCTGCGACCTCGGACTGGTCGACTTCCTGGTCACGGACAAGGGCATCACGCCCGAGGCCGCCGCGCGCTTCACGGAGGCGGGTGTCACGGTCGTCGCCGTCTGACCCGGACCGGAACCGGCCCTGACGGGCGTACGCATGACGGCGGGCCGCCACACGAGATGTGGCGGCCCGCCGTCATGCGTACGCCCTGTGGTGCTCCGGAGTGCGGGAACGTGCATGTGTCTGGGCATCAATGATCACAATCAAGCACCGTGGATCAGCTTCTGATGGTTCCACAGGCGACGCCGTGCCTCGTCGCGGCGATTGTGTGTCTCTTGTGTGTGCATTTTGGGAGCCCGTCCCGGCTGCATGCGTGCACGCAGCGACTTTTGAATGCCAATAGATGTTCGTTACCTCTGTGAAATGAACAACTCTTGCCATGCGGGTGTGCGGTCGTGAACTATGTGGCTGTCGCCGCGAAGGAGTCGTGGCCGCCCCGTTCGCCGGGTGTGCGTCGCCTCCACGTATGCGGGACGTTCTCTTGCTCCGTCAGCCCTGGAGGTGCCTGTGACGATGGCAGATGTGCCGGTCACAGCCGTGCGGCCGCCCGTGCCGCAGCCCCGCGACCCCGACGACGCGGACCGCCCCGCCGGGAAGAAGCGCAGGAAGAACCGAATACGGCAGCCGCTCCGGTCCCGACTGAAACGGGACAGGACGCTCCTGCTCCTCTGTCTGCCGGGCGTGCTGTACTTCGCGCTCTTCTTCTACCTGCCGCTCGCGGGCAACGTCATCGCCTTCCAGGACTACCAGCCGTTCCTGGGCTTCAAGCAGAGTCCGTTCGTGGGCCTCGCGAACTTCACCGCACTGCTCGCCGAACCCGAGTTCTGGAGCGCGGTCTCCAACACGCTGCAGATCACGGCGATTCAGCTGCTCCTGTACTTCCCCGCGCCGATCGCCCTGGCCCTGCTGCTCAACTCGCTCATCAGCGAGAAGATCAAGCGGTTCATCCAGACCGTCGTGTACCTTCCGCACTTCCTGTCCTGGGTCGTCGTCGTCGCCATGTTCAAGCAGGTGCTCGGCGGCGCGGGTTCGGTCACCACGCTGCTCATGGAGCACGGCGTCAGCATCGGCAACGTGATGACGGACCCCGGCACGTTCAAGCTGCTGATCACCGCCCAGGCCATCTGGAAGGACTGCGGCTGGGGAACGATCATCTTTCTGGCGGCCATCGCCTCGATCGACATGGGCCAGTACGAGTCCGCAGCGATGGACGGCGCCGGCTGGCTCCGCAGGATCTGGCACGTCACCCTGCCGGGCATCCGGCCGGTGATCCTGATGCTGCTGATCCTGCGGCTCGGCGACATCCTCTCCGTCGGCTTCGAGCAGATCATCCTGCAGCGCGACGCCGTCGGCCCGGACGCCTCCGAAGTCATGGACACCTACGTCTACTTCCACGGCGTCGTGGACGGCGACTGGGGCATGAGCACCGCCGCCGGGCTGATGAAGGGCGTCATCGGGTTCGCGCTCATCCTCGCGGCCAACAAGCTGGCCCACCGCTTCGGCGAGCAGGGAGTGTACCGATGAGTCAGCAGTCCGCAGCGAGTCGGCCGCGCACCGCGCGGTCCGGCCCCCGGAGCGGTGCGCGCGGCCGCTCCTCCCACGGCAGGCCGCCGTGGATGGAGCGTCCCCACTGGTACGGGCAGGGCGCGAAGGCGGCGGCCCTGGCCGTCCTCACCGTGATCGTGCTCTACCCGTTCGTCCTCGCCATCGGCACCAGCCTGGCCGGCCGCGAGGAGCTCAACGCCAACGGCGGTTACGTACTGCTGCCGCACCACCCGACGCTGGAGGCGTACCGGGTCATCCTCTCCGGGGGAGTCGTCACCCAGGCGGCCCTGGTCTCCATCTGCATCACGCTGATCGGTACGGCGCTCAGCCTCGCCTGCACGGTGATGATCGCGTACGGGACCTCGCGCCCCGGCACGGTCCTCGGCAAGCCGATCCTGCTGCTGGTGCTGGGCACCTTCCTCTTCGCACCCGGCATCATCCCGACGTATCTGGCCGTCCAGCAGTTCAAGATGCTGGACACCTACGCCGCGCTGATCCTCCCCGTCCTGCTCAACGCGTTCAACATCGTGGTCGTCCGCTCCTTCTTCCAGAGCATTCCCGAGGAGCTGTACGACGCGGCGCGGATCGACGGCGCCGGTGAGGTCACCGTCCTCTTCCGGATCGTCCTCCCGCTGTCCAAGGCGGTCCTCGCCGTGGTCGGCCTGTTCTACGCGGTCGGGTACTGGAACAGCTTCTTCAACGCGGTGCTGTATCTCAGCGACTCCGGCAAGTTCCCCATCCAGGTGATCCTGCGCAGTTACGTGCTCAACGGGCAGAGCATCAACGCGTCGGCCATGGGTGTACACGCGGTGCCGCCCGCGACCTCACTGCAGATGGCCGTGCTGATCATCGCCATCGTGCCCATCTTCTGTGTCTACCCCTTCCTGCAGAAGTTCTTCGTCAAGGGCGTTCTCACCGGGGCGATCAAGGGCTGATCCGTCCGCCCACCCCCATCGCCCCCGCAGGCCCCTCACTTCTAGGAGCACCATGTCGACCAACTTGTCCCGGCGCGGATTCATGGGCGCCGCAGGGATCGCCGGCCTGACCGTGGCCGGTCTGTCCGCGCTGAGCGCCTGCGGCAGCGGCGCGACGGTCAGCAAGGGCGGCGCCAAGGCGTCGGCCGAGCTCAAGCTGCCGACGTACGTGGCCGCGCAGACCGCCCCGGCGGATCTGGCGGGCAACGCCGCCGGTCTGGACGCCACCTATCTGCGCTATCCCAAGGCGCTCACCACGTCGGTGGCGAAGGCACCCGGTGACGGCAGCCGGATCACGGCCCTCACCGAGACCTTCACGACCCCCGCCCCGCCGC harbors:
- a CDS encoding electron transfer flavoprotein subunit alpha/FixB family protein — encoded protein: MAEVLVYVDHVDGAVRKPTLELLTLARRIGEPVAVALGNGAAGTAGVLAEHGAVKVLVSEASEYADYLVVPKVDALQAAFDAVSPVAVLVPSSAEGKEIAARLAVRIGSGVITDAVDLEAGEQGPVATQSAFAASFTTKSRVSRGVPVITVKPNSAPVEPVAGAGEVQELAVGFSALATGTKVVSRTPRESTGRPELTEAAIVVSGGRGVNGAENFAIIEALADSLGAAVGASRAAVDAGWYPHTNQVGQTGKSVSPQLYIASGISGAIQHRAGMQTSKTIVAVNKDAEAPIFDLVDYGVVGDLFNVVPQLTDEITARKG
- a CDS encoding electron transfer flavoprotein subunit beta/FixA family protein — translated: MSLRIVVCVKYVPDATGDRHFADDLTLDREDVDGLLSELDEYAVEQALQIADAADDAEVTVLTVGPEDAKDALRKALSMGADKAVHVEDDDLHGTDAIGTSLVLAKAVEKTGYDLVISGMASTDGTMGVVPALLAERLGVPQVTLLSEVSVEGGVVRGRRDGDTASEQLEASLPAVVSVTDQSGEARYPSFKGIMAAKKKPVESLDLDDLGIDADEVGLGGSWTAVDSAAARPARTAGTIVKDEGEGGEALAEFLAGQKFI
- a CDS encoding TetR family transcriptional regulator, translated to MTDDRGPAKKPPMRDVLAEAAFALFMERGFERTTVDDIVASAGVGRRSFFRYFPSKEDAVFPDHERCLADMTAFLEAAGEGDPVEAVCDAARLVLRMYAEKPEFSVQRYGLTREVPGLRTYELSVVRRYERTMAGYLERRWAGAPDAALRAEVIAASVVAAHNNGLRSWLRSGGRGDAGAEVDRGLELVRAVWGPAAERPPVPAAEDEVIVMIAPKGAPMWRVVQRVEAVLDEERGTTER
- a CDS encoding Zn-ribbon domain-containing OB-fold protein → MFITGIDVEPTARDAVEPCSTEGLVYQVCRWCGTASFRKLLCPVCASSDLESEQSDGHGVVVRSSVVNRYSRVMRNESLVRFPEGFVYRCRIVGAAPHLVSVGDRVRPVGGKTSESGEVVLELCDPPGMADWCA
- a CDS encoding response regulator transcription factor codes for the protein MLAKDSTLLREGLVRLLAEEGHEVLASVGDAGALLSEVAAHEPDLVVTDIRMPPAHKDEGLRAAVEIRSRWPGVGVLVLSQYVERAYAAQLLASNAERVGYLLKDRVAQVEEFLDSLERIHAGGAVFDPEVVRQLVIRSAHGDPLSRLTPRERTVLEALAQGHTNAAIAQKLHISLSAVEKNLNAVFDKLGLAHTTGYNRRILAVLRYLET
- a CDS encoding cellulose binding domain-containing protein, yielding MRSSARPLAALLAALTLTAGLFATGAPASARANDVVPAAEASDVSLAADTYDWKNVRIDGGGFVPGIVFNRSEKNLAYARTDIGGAYRWDQAGKQWTPLLDWVDWDHWGWTGVVSLASDSADPDNVYAAVGTYTNSWDPNNGAVLRSSDRGASWKAAELPFKIGGNMPGRGMGERLAVDPNKNSVLYLGAPSGNGLWRSTDSGVTWSEVTAFPNPGNYAQDPTDTSGYGNDNQGIVWVTFDERTGSAGSATKDIYVGVADKDNTVYRSTDGGVTWSRIAGQPTGYLAHKGVLDSANGYLYLTLSDTGGPYDGGKGRIWRYATATGAWTDVSPVAEADTYYGFSGLSVDRQHPGTLMATAYSSWWPDTQIFRSTDSGATWTQAWDYSSYPNRTNRFTQDVSSVPWLTWGANPTPPETSPKLGWMTEALEIDPFDSNRMMYGTGATIYGTENLGNWDSGSQFKITPMVKGLEETAVNDLASPPSGAPLLSALGDIGGFRHTDLDTVPGMMFTSPNLTSTTSLDFAEASPGTVVRVGSADAAPHIGFSTDNGSNWFQGSEPAGVTGGGTVAAAADGSGFVWSPEGAAVHRTTGYGNSWSASTGIPAGATVESDRKNPKKFYGYKAGTFYVSTDGGATFTAKASTGLPTEGNVRFRAVPGIEGDVWLAGGSATGAYGLWHSTDSGATFTKLSGIEQADSVGLGKAAAGASYQTLFVTAKIDGVRGVFRSTDAGTTWTRINDDAHQWGWIGASITGDPRVYGRVYVSTNGRGIMYGDSSDGDGGGTDPGTDPGTDPGTDPGTDPGNPPGNAACSVTYKVTNQWSGGFQADVTLTNTGTTALDGWQLGWTFADGQKVTQMWNATPTQDGAKVKAASISWNGKVAPGASVGFGFTGTLTGGNAAPSAFALGDKACSTG